The following proteins are encoded in a genomic region of Maylandia zebra isolate NMK-2024a linkage group LG1, Mzebra_GT3a, whole genome shotgun sequence:
- the bdnf gene encoding neurotrophic factor BDNF precursor form isoform X2: MFHQVRRVMTILFLTMVISYFSCMRAAPLRDAPGMRGHRTEGYLGAAATAERGHGTPQSGGGPGQRGELPSLTDTFEQVIEELLEVEGEAAQLGQGADKSQGGGGPSSVVTTEAKDVDLYNSRVMISNQVPLEPPLLFLLEEYKNYLDAANMSMRVRRHSDPSRRGELSVCDSISQWVTAVDKKTAIDMSGQQVTVMEKVPVPNGQLKQYFYETKCNPMGYTKEGCRGIDKRHYNSQCRTTQSYVRALTMDSKKKIGWRFIRIDTSCVCTLTIKRGR; the protein is encoded by the coding sequence TTCCACCAGGTTAGAAGAGTGATGACCATCCTGTTCCTTACTATGGTTATTTCATACTTCAGTTGCATGAGAGCTGCGCCCCTGAGAGATGCCCCGGGCATGCGGGGCCATCGGACGGAAGGCTACTTGGGCGCTGCTGCAACGGCCGAAAGAGGCCACGGGACTCCCCAGAGCGGTGGAGGCCCAGGCCAGCGTGGGGAACtgccctcgctcacagacacgtTTGAGCAAGTGATAGAGGAGTTGCTGGAGGTGGAGGGCGAGGCGGCGCAGCTGGGACAGGGGGCCGATAAGAGCCAGGGAGGTGGTGGCCCATCCTCTGTGGTCACCACGGAGGCCAAGGATGTCGATCTGTACAACTCACGGGTGATGATCAGCAACCAAGTGCCTTTGGAGCCGCCGTTGCTCTTTCTCCTGGAGGAATACAAAAACTATCTGGATGCCGCTAATATGTCCATGAGGGTGCGGCGACACTCCGATCCCTCACGACGTGGAgagctcagtgtgtgtgacagtatTAGCCAGTGGGTGACAGCTGTGGATAAAAAGACTGCAATAGACATGTCCGGGCAGCAAGTTACCGTCATGGAAAAGGTCCCTGTCCCCAATGGCCAACTGAAGCAATACTTTTATGAGACCAAATGCAACCCCATGGGGTACACAAAGGAGGGCTGCAGAGGAATAGACAAGCGGCATTATAATTCCCAATGCAGGACAACCCAGTCCTACGTGCGAGCGCTTACCATGGATAGCAAAAAGAAGATTGGCTGGCGGTTTATAAGGATAGACACTTCATGTGTATGCACATTGACCATTAAAAGAGGGAGATAG
- the bdnf gene encoding neurotrophic factor BDNF precursor form isoform X1, with amino-acid sequence MTILFLTMVISYFSCMRAAPLRDAPGMRGHRTEGYLGAAATAERGHGTPQSGGGPGQRGELPSLTDTFEQVIEELLEVEGEAAQLGQGADKSQGGGGPSSVVTTEAKDVDLYNSRVMISNQVPLEPPLLFLLEEYKNYLDAANMSMRVRRHSDPSRRGELSVCDSISQWVTAVDKKTAIDMSGQQVTVMEKVPVPNGQLKQYFYETKCNPMGYTKEGCRGIDKRHYNSQCRTTQSYVRALTMDSKKKIGWRFIRIDTSCVCTLTIKRGR; translated from the coding sequence ATGACCATCCTGTTCCTTACTATGGTTATTTCATACTTCAGTTGCATGAGAGCTGCGCCCCTGAGAGATGCCCCGGGCATGCGGGGCCATCGGACGGAAGGCTACTTGGGCGCTGCTGCAACGGCCGAAAGAGGCCACGGGACTCCCCAGAGCGGTGGAGGCCCAGGCCAGCGTGGGGAACtgccctcgctcacagacacgtTTGAGCAAGTGATAGAGGAGTTGCTGGAGGTGGAGGGCGAGGCGGCGCAGCTGGGACAGGGGGCCGATAAGAGCCAGGGAGGTGGTGGCCCATCCTCTGTGGTCACCACGGAGGCCAAGGATGTCGATCTGTACAACTCACGGGTGATGATCAGCAACCAAGTGCCTTTGGAGCCGCCGTTGCTCTTTCTCCTGGAGGAATACAAAAACTATCTGGATGCCGCTAATATGTCCATGAGGGTGCGGCGACACTCCGATCCCTCACGACGTGGAgagctcagtgtgtgtgacagtatTAGCCAGTGGGTGACAGCTGTGGATAAAAAGACTGCAATAGACATGTCCGGGCAGCAAGTTACCGTCATGGAAAAGGTCCCTGTCCCCAATGGCCAACTGAAGCAATACTTTTATGAGACCAAATGCAACCCCATGGGGTACACAAAGGAGGGCTGCAGAGGAATAGACAAGCGGCATTATAATTCCCAATGCAGGACAACCCAGTCCTACGTGCGAGCGCTTACCATGGATAGCAAAAAGAAGATTGGCTGGCGGTTTATAAGGATAGACACTTCATGTGTATGCACATTGACCATTAAAAGAGGGAGATAG
- the lin7c gene encoding protein lin-7 homolog C, with the protein MASLGEPVRLERDINRAIELLDKLQRTGEVPPQKLQALQRVLQSEFCNAVREVYEHVYETVDINSSPEVRANATAKATVAAFAASEGHSHPRVVELPKTEEGLGFNIMGGKEQNSPIYISRIIPGGIADRHGGLKRGDQLLSVNGVSVEGEHHEKAVELLKAAQGTVKLVVRYTPKVLEEMESRFEKMRSAKRRQQNNFPK; encoded by the exons ATGGCATCGCTTGGGGAGCCCGTGCGATTGGAAAGAG ATATCAACCGTGCTATTGAATTGCTTGATAAACTCCAGAGGACAGGGGAAGTGCCTCCCCAGAAGCTGCAGGCACTGCAGAGGGTCCTACAGAGTGAATTCTGTAATGCTGTCAGAGAA GTCTATGAGCATGTGTATGAAACGGTGGACATCAACAGCAGCCCCGAGGTCAGGGCCAATGCCACAGCAAAG GCTACAGTGGCAGCTTTTGCAGCAAGTGAGGGACACTCACATCCACGAGTTGTGGAACTGCCCAAGACAGAAGAAGGGTTGGGTTTCAATATAATGGGCGGAAAGGAGCAAAACTCACCAATTTACATCTCACGGATCATCCCAGGAGGCATCGCTGACCGACATGgaggcctgaaaagaggggaccAGCTTCTCTCAGTGAAtggagtg agtgTGGAAGGAGAGCACCATGAGAAAGCTGTGGAACTCCTCAAAGCAGCTCAGGGCACAGTGAAGCTGGTAGTAAGGTACACCCCCAAAGTcctagaggaaatggagtcacgCTTTGAGAAAATGAGGTCGGCGAAGCGCCGGCAACAGAACAACTTTCCCAAGTAG